The Pirellulaceae bacterium region CACTGTGGTGGTGTACGGCAATTGCGTCTGGACAGACTGAGAATCCATCGCCGTCTGCCTTGGATGGGACGCAGTCTGCTAATGGAAGGTTGGCCGGTCAGGTACGAGTTATCCTCAGTAGTCAGGACAACTCACACAGTTTGACAGAAATGCCATCGCTGAAATGGCAAACGACTCCACCCCAGGGTGATGCACCAGTTGTGGAAGTCGACGCCAGCAAACGCCGCCAGTCAATCCTGGGGCTGGGTGCCTCGCTGGAGCATGCGACCTGCGAGAATCTCTCTAAACTGTCGACATCCGCACGAGACGACGTGCTGCGACGACTGGTTGATCCTGAATACGGTATTGGCATGAACCTGATGCGTGTCTGCATTGGCGCCTCGGACTTCATCGGTGAACCCTATTACACCTATAATGATGTGCCAGAAGGCCAGACCGATCCTGAGCTAGAAAACTTCTCAATTGACTCCGACCGGCGTTACGTGCTGCCCATCATCCAGCGCGCCATACAGTTGAATCCCAACCTGCTGATTTTCGCGTCGCCGTGGAGTCCGCCAGCGTGGATGAAGGATTCAGGGCGACTCGGCACGGGCAGTTTGAAGCCGGAGTATTACGCAACTTGGGCCAAATATCTCTTGAAATTCATTGAAGCTTATCAGCAAGCAGGCGTTCCCATCTACGCCATAACTGTCCAGAACGAACCGCAACATACCGATCTGAACTATCCCACTACGCTTTGGACCGGCGAACAGCAGCGAGATTTCATTCGCGATCATTTGGGTCCACTTTTCAAGCAGCATGGCATCACTACTCGCATTTGGTGCTGGGATCACAACTGGAATCAGCTGGAGTTTCCTCTGGCGGTACTAGAGGACCCCCAGGCCGCTCAGTATGTAGACGGTACGGCGTTTCATCATTACGAAGGCAGGGTGCAGGCGCAGAGCCAATTGCACCAGCGCTATCCGAACAAGTCGATCTATTTCACCGAGGGCTCGGTGTTCAGGACGCGTGGCGCTCTGCAATTGATCGACATTCTGCGGAATTGGGCACGTTCGTACAATGCTTGGGTAGTCATGCTGGACGAACACCGCCGACCCAATCGAGGACCACATTCGGCCAGCGCCACTTGTATTGAATTGCTGGACGACGGTCAGGTACGCTACAATTTTGATTATTACATGCAGGGCCAGTTCATGAAGTTTATTCGACGCGGAGCGGTCTACATTGAGTCTTCCGAATCCGACTTGCGGAGCTTCCGCAATGTCGTGCTGCAGAATCCCGATGGCCAACTGGTTATGGTGGCAGGAAATTCCAGCCGGCAACCGCAACGTTTTGTGGTAGAATTCGAGCGTCAGTGGCTGGTTGCGGAGTTGCCGCCCTTGAGCGTGGCGACCTATCTGTGGTAACTGTCCGCATTTAAATAGCGCCTGGGTTGGGCTAGCGGGGGCCGAATGGTTTGCAGCCCGGCCAGTTGCGTTGCTTTCTGCACTTTGAGAATTCTGCCGCCAGCTTGTTAACACGCTCACCCGAAAAGCCGCGTAGACGGATATGGAGCATCGGACCCTTGAAGGACACACAGCGTTCACCGACCATTGCCGAATCGCCGTTTCAAGAACGACAGCCGGTGCGACTAAGTTTCTCGATGTTGATGCTGCTGTTGCTGATGGTCGTGGCTAGCGGCGTGGCGATGCTGCTGGGGCTGGCGATGCGCGTTCCTGCATTCTCGAACGACCTACGAGCCTTCTGGGGACTCACCGAGGTGACGACGGATGCAGAATCGTCGCGGAAAGCACAGATCGTGTTTGTGATGTTTCTGTACATCGCACCATTGGGTTTGGGATTGGCGGTGTATGCTTTACACCATCTGTTAAACTGGCTCAGCCGATTCAGGACCAGTCAACCTGACGGCGACGAATACCGAATGGAGAGTTGATGTGGCATTCTCAAGTGGCCTGAAACGCTGGTCGAAACGGCTAGGCTGGTTTGTACTCGTAATGCTGACATTGGTGGGCGTCGGTACTGGCTCAGTATGGTGGTACTACCATCCACAATTCGAGCGCACCGATGGGGTGGAATATGGGCGACGCGGCGATCGTCCGCTGACGATGGATATCATTCGGCCTAGCAACCCCAATGGATTAGCCATAGCGATGCTGGTCAGCGGTGGCTGGAAGTCCAGCCAGCCAGGTGAGTTTCCAGCTTGGATATTAGCACCGGTTCTGCGACGCGGCTACACGGTATTTGCCATCTGCCATGTCTCGCAGCCAGATGCCACCGTGCAGGAAATCATTCAGGACATGGAGCGCGGCGTGCGTTTCATTCGGTTGCATGCCGATGAGTACGGCATAGATCCACAAAAAATCGGCGTTACCGGTGGTAGCGCTGGTGGACATCTCAGTTTGATGCTGGCAACGCGCGGCGATCCCGGCGACAGTCAAGCCGCAGACCCTATCGAGCGCATGAGCAGCCAAGTCCAGGCGGTAGCCATTTTCTATCCGGTAACTGACTTGTTGAATCTCGGAGCATCAACTGAAAATTTAGGCGACGGCTGGTTGCCAAAGAGTTTTGTCAAATCGTTTGGCCCCGAAGCTCAAGCGGACAAGGAAGTTTGGAAAGAGATTGGCCGCGAGTGCTCGCCGATCTACTTTATCGACGACAACCTGCCGCCAATCCTGATCTATCACGGCGACGCGGATACTCTGGTTCCGCTGGAACAGTCCTTACGCTTCCGCGATCGAGCCAAAGAGTTGCATCATGACGTCCAGGTGGTCGTTCATGCTGGTGGAGCCCACGGTTGGCCCAGCATGGCTTGGGACATCCGCCAGTTTGCTAACTGGTTTGATCGCCATCTGCGAAACTGACCCACCGCGACCAGGCCGTGGGCGGCGAACGTCGCTCGCGTTGTTTGCTGCCGACCACTTGAGCCGCTGGATGAACTGGCAACTGCGATGGGAACAAGAAGATTGCTCCTAAGACTCGTTCGCTGTCCGCGACGCCAATCGCTCGGCGCCAAGTGGACAATCGTAATACGCCTCCGGAAGACCAATAGTTATCCAGCCCTGCGGCTGTAGCGGCAAGCAACAATGACTGCACAGCCGCAGCAGCCGCAGCGATGTGTTCGACGTTCTCAACAGTCGCCTCGAACGATTCGTTGTCGCTGGTGCTGTCATTAATTCCACAGGTCGGATTAGGCAACCAGGTAGCAACCAGCAGCGCATGTGCACTCAGTAGCATGGCCGGGATTTTACCAGCGGCTTCTACATCCCGCATCTGCGCGGCCAGATGTCTGCACTGGACTGCCGGCAGGATGTGAAATCGCCAGGGCTCAATGCCGTCGAGCGCCGCCGTGCGATGCTGCATCGCACAGGCTTTGTGAAATGGGGCCTGGCCAGCACACTGCAACAACTGCTGGATCTGCTGCTCGAATTGTAGCGCTTCAAAACCTGCCTCGGCTAAAACTTTAGTCGTCTTTCGAGTGCGGGCCAGCAGTTCAAATTCGTCTAGATTGATGGTCATGATTTCGAACGCAAGGAATTGTGTGTCGACATGCAGGCCACGGAAGCGGTGAAGGTGGCTGTCGTTGGCCGTGAGTATCGTTGTTATATGGGGAATTCTGGCCCCGCCCGAGGTCGCACCGATGATTGTGGCCAATTTCTGTCCAATCCCTAGCCAGGCTATGTTAGATCGGGGATTCGTTACAGCCGACACTGTCCGACAGGCTATCAGCCAAAAATAGTCTCAGAGGAGGTGCGCGGTTGACAAGGGCGCACTAGGGTTTCAATTGGAAACTTTGCGTTCCCGTCAGGGTGCTCCTGCTTAGGGTTGGCAGGCGCGTGACCAACGCCCCGCCCAAATACTGGCTTCACTTGGAGGCAGCGAAATGCTGCGCGATTCGTTTGCGTCGACCAATTGCGATGTGGAGTTGGCTGTTAAACAGCTTGTCATTGAAGACTACCATTACGATTTAACGGAACGTCGGTCCTGCCATCGGCAGGTACTGGTGAGGCCGGTATCGATCCTGGTCGAGGATAGCCAGCTGACCATCGCAGCGATCAGCCGCAATATCTCGTCGGCAGGCATCTGTCTGTTGACAAAACAAGAGATTTCCAGGGATTGTGCGGCTAAACTGAGTATTCACAGCCTCAGTGAAACTCCACAAGCTTTTTTGGCTAACTGTCGCTGGTGCAGCACATTTGGCACCGGCTGGTACCTGTCAGGATGGAGTTTTGTCAATCTGGTGAGGCGGTCTAGAGGCTGAAAGCCGTTTGGCGGCCGCAACAAATCCCCCCTGCTAGGTTGCCTAGACGAGGGTGCCATCATTCAGTAAACTAGCGGGCTTAATTCCGCTGTGTAACCCCTCTGGCACTCCCCTCCCAAATGGTATGTGGATGTAGCTGGTTGGGCGAAAGAGGGCTAGGTTCGCCTTAGTTCCCACCCATTGGGTTGAACGTGGCGACTGTGTTTTGTAAGCGCGGCGCGGCGCCAGTCCGCTACGATCTTGAAACACGGGCCAGCTATGCCGTTAGGAGAAACGGAAAAAACGAAGCCAGCGTAGCTTCAATTGGCAGAGCACCGCATTCGTAATGCGGGGGTTATGGGTTCGACTCCCATCGCTGGCTCTGGTTTAGTTATATGAGTTGAAAAAACGAGGAGTCAATTCAGGATGTCTAGCGCTTCGGCATTTGACGTTCATGAGGTTGTGGTTGCCAATCACGCCTTTGGTCCGCAGGAGATTCGGCAGTTATGTAAGACGCTGTCGGAAGATTATAGCCAGTTAAGCGTGCTGCGCGACGCCATCGCAGAATTGGCTCAAACGACTGATCGCAGCCCGGCGCAATCTGTGCGCTTGGGAGTCTGCGAGTACCTACTGGGTCGGTTCGACGAGGCCAAACAGACATTGATGCACGCGGATGGTGGTGCACTGTCTCAGTTCTACCTTGCCAAGACACTCTTTCAGCTGGACGACGCTGAATCGGCCATTGCCCATTTTGAGACCGCGAAAACAGCAGGCTACGATGCCGATGTGTGCAACATCGCGATCGCAGAGATCAAACGCTATCAGGGCAAACTGCGCGAGGCGATGGACATTCTGGATAACATCTTCGGACCAGCCGAGCAGACCGCCGAGTACAATTATCAGCGGGCGGCAACGGTTTCCGCACTGGACAGTAATTCGGACGAAGTAATTCGCTTGTATAACCGCGCTTTGCAGCACGACGATCAACATCCCGGCGCACTGTTCGGATTGGCACTGGAGCACGATCGACGTGGAAATGAGGTTGAGGCCTTTCGACTCTATGAACGTGCAGCGTCCAACTACCCGGCTCATATCGGAACTCTCATAAACCTGGGTGTGTTGTACGAGGATCGCAACGAGTTTGGTAAGGCGCAATCCTGCTACAAGCGTATCTTGGATGTCTACCCCGGCCATCAAAGGGCTCGGCTCTACATGAAAGACGCTGCTGCCAGCGGCAATATCTATTTCGACGAAGATGCAGCCCGCCAGACCGAACGTATGACGCTGTTGCTGAGCCTATCGGTGAACGATTTCGAGCTGTCTGTTCGCAGTCGCAATTGTCTGAGCAAGATGGGCATTCAGACGTTGGGGGATTTGGTTCGCATCAGCGAGCAGCAGTTGTTGGCCAGCAAGAATTTCGGGGAAACCAGCTTGGTCGAAATTCGCGAAATGCTGGCCACCAAGGGGCTGTATCTGGGACAGTTAGCCGATCAGGCCCGAGAGCCAGATCCGCCACTGGATCTGTCGGGCATGACACCGGATCAACAAGCGGTCTTGGAACGCCCGATCAGCGATTTGAATCTGTCCGTCCGCGCTCGCAAGTGCATGGTTCGATTGGGAATCAACACCATCGGTGAACTGATTCGCAAGACTGGCGATGACTTGTTGGAGTCGAAGAACTTTGGCGTGACCAGCCTCAATGAAGTTCGCGAAAAGCTGACTCGTTACAGTCTTAAACTGCGCGGCGACTGATTGAGTCGCCTATGACTGACGGTTTTCAATTTTCGTTGCTAACCGCCTCCCAGCCGTGTGCCCAGCGGTTGGGGCGGCTAGCGACGTTGCGAGGCACGGTTGATACACCGGCCTTCATGCCCGTAGGTACCGTGGGGACCGTCAAGGGCATGACCATCGATCAAGTACGCTCGACCGGCGCACAGATGATTCTGGGCAACACCTATCATTTGGCTCTGCGGCCAGGCAGCCAGCGCATTGGCCAGCTCGGCGGGCTTCATCGCTTCATGGGTTGGGATGGCCCGATTCTTACCGACAGTGGCGGTTTTCAGATATTCAGCTTAGCCGCGCGCTCCAAGATTACGGAACAAGGAGCCAGCTTTCGTTCACACATCGACGGCAGTCTCTTGGAGCTGACTCCCGAACGGTCGATTGAGATTCAGGAACAGCTTGGCAGCGATATAGCCATGGTTTTGGACCATGTGGTTGCGCTCCCCTCGTCGCCTGAAAAAGTCTTTCAGGCTATGCAACGCTCGACGCGCTGGGCCGCGCGCTGCCTGGAAGCAGCTCGCCATCCCCAGCAAGCCAAATTCGCAATAGTGCAAGGGGGCCTAGATCCCGAACTGCGTCGCCAGAGCGCCACAGAATTGACTGAGCTTCCGTTTGACGGCTACGCGGTGGGCGGACTTAGCGTCGGCGAGACTCCCGATGAAATGTATCAGGCCATCGAGTGTACCACGCCGCACTTGCCAGCAGATAAGCCTCGCTATCTGATGGGAGTCGGTCGGCCAATCGATATCCTAGAGGGCATAGCACGGGGTATCGATATGTTTGATTGTGTGATGCCGACGCGCAATGGCCGCAATGCCATGGCCTTCACCTGGAAGGGCCCTATACGCCTGCGCAACGCGCGGTACGCAGAAGATGCTCGGCCGTTGGACGAGGCTTGCCCCTGCCTGGCCTGTCGACACAGCCGCGCCTATCTCAGGCACCTGTTTATCGCCAACGAAATGTTGGGGCCAATCCTACTGACCCACCACAATTTGACGTTCTACCAGCAACTGATGGCTCAGGCGCGACAGCACATCGCCGCCGGAACGTATAGTGATTGGCTGTCGGCGCAGCGCCAGAGTCTAACCGGCGATAGCGTGCTGTCGTCCGCCACGGAATCAAACGCCAATTAAGGAGCAATCGTTCAAGCATTTCGTAGTTCATAGTGTGGGACAAGCGGGGCCATTGCAAACTAAGGAATGCTCAGTGATTCTTTGCGACTAACAAAGTTCGTTCATGATTATCTAGCTTGGTCCCGCGCGGCTCCCCCGCCAGCGCCAGTGGTTACGATATCCAGCAACGGTTACAAACAGGAACAGGCAGTTACCGGGAGCCCGCCATGAATGACAACAACACCCAGTCGAGGATACCTGCAACTCGATCAAGGTTAGCTGGCATGGTGCGCCGCTTGGTGCTGGGGTTGG contains the following coding sequences:
- a CDS encoding alpha/beta hydrolase; protein product: MAFSSGLKRWSKRLGWFVLVMLTLVGVGTGSVWWYYHPQFERTDGVEYGRRGDRPLTMDIIRPSNPNGLAIAMLVSGGWKSSQPGEFPAWILAPVLRRGYTVFAICHVSQPDATVQEIIQDMERGVRFIRLHADEYGIDPQKIGVTGGSAGGHLSLMLATRGDPGDSQAADPIERMSSQVQAVAIFYPVTDLLNLGASTENLGDGWLPKSFVKSFGPEAQADKEVWKEIGRECSPIYFIDDNLPPILIYHGDADTLVPLEQSLRFRDRAKELHHDVQVVVHAGGAHGWPSMAWDIRQFANWFDRHLRN
- a CDS encoding nitroreductase family protein produces the protein MATIIGATSGGARIPHITTILTANDSHLHRFRGLHVDTQFLAFEIMTINLDEFELLARTRKTTKVLAEAGFEALQFEQQIQQLLQCAGQAPFHKACAMQHRTAALDGIEPWRFHILPAVQCRHLAAQMRDVEAAGKIPAMLLSAHALLVATWLPNPTCGINDSTSDNESFEATVENVEHIAAAAAAVQSLLLAATAAGLDNYWSSGGVLRLSTWRRAIGVADSERVLGAIFLFPSQLPVHPAAQVVGSKQRERRSPPTAWSRWVSFADGDQTS
- a CDS encoding PilZ domain-containing protein, which produces MLRDSFASTNCDVELAVKQLVIEDYHYDLTERRSCHRQVLVRPVSILVEDSQLTIAAISRNISSAGICLLTKQEISRDCAAKLSIHSLSETPQAFLANCRWCSTFGTGWYLSGWSFVNLVRRSRG
- a CDS encoding tetratricopeptide repeat protein; this encodes MSSASAFDVHEVVVANHAFGPQEIRQLCKTLSEDYSQLSVLRDAIAELAQTTDRSPAQSVRLGVCEYLLGRFDEAKQTLMHADGGALSQFYLAKTLFQLDDAESAIAHFETAKTAGYDADVCNIAIAEIKRYQGKLREAMDILDNIFGPAEQTAEYNYQRAATVSALDSNSDEVIRLYNRALQHDDQHPGALFGLALEHDRRGNEVEAFRLYERAASNYPAHIGTLINLGVLYEDRNEFGKAQSCYKRILDVYPGHQRARLYMKDAAASGNIYFDEDAARQTERMTLLLSLSVNDFELSVRSRNCLSKMGIQTLGDLVRISEQQLLASKNFGETSLVEIREMLATKGLYLGQLADQAREPDPPLDLSGMTPDQQAVLERPISDLNLSVRARKCMVRLGINTIGELIRKTGDDLLESKNFGVTSLNEVREKLTRYSLKLRGD
- the tgt gene encoding tRNA guanosine(34) transglycosylase Tgt is translated as MTDGFQFSLLTASQPCAQRLGRLATLRGTVDTPAFMPVGTVGTVKGMTIDQVRSTGAQMILGNTYHLALRPGSQRIGQLGGLHRFMGWDGPILTDSGGFQIFSLAARSKITEQGASFRSHIDGSLLELTPERSIEIQEQLGSDIAMVLDHVVALPSSPEKVFQAMQRSTRWAARCLEAARHPQQAKFAIVQGGLDPELRRQSATELTELPFDGYAVGGLSVGETPDEMYQAIECTTPHLPADKPRYLMGVGRPIDILEGIARGIDMFDCVMPTRNGRNAMAFTWKGPIRLRNARYAEDARPLDEACPCLACRHSRAYLRHLFIANEMLGPILLTHHNLTFYQQLMAQARQHIAAGTYSDWLSAQRQSLTGDSVLSSATESNAN